The DNA segment CCATGAAGCGGCCGGGACGCGAGGACATCACGCCGACACGATCGGACAGCATTGCGGCTTCGTCGAGTGCGTGGGTGATGAGAACGACGGTCGCACCGGTTTCTCGCCAGAGTTTCAACAGCTCGTCACCCATCAGAAGGCGCGTCTGCTGATCCAGCGCGCCGAATGGCTCGTCCAGCAAAATCAGCCGGGGCTGAAGCACGAGCGTTCGGGCGATACACACACGCTGGCGCATCCCGCCGGAGAGCTGGCGGGGGTAGGCTTCGCGGAACTGCTCAAGCCCGATGAGGCGCAATGCATCGTCAACGCGGCGCCTTATCTCAGCCTCGTCGACGCCCTTCCGACGGAGCCCGAACGCCACGTTGTTCCAGACGGAAAGCCACGGAAAACTGGCATCTTCCTGAAAAACCACGCCCACGCCATCGGGAACGGATCCCCGGAGATCCTTGTCCTCGAAGCTGGCCTCGCCCCCGCTTGGAGCCGCCAGGCCGGCGACGATATCGAGCAGTGTGGATTTGCCGCAACCGGAGGGACCGACGACAGAAAAGAATTCGCCCTTCATCAAATCGAGGTCGAGCGGCCCCAATGCGTGGATAGCGTCCGTCAATGTGGTGTAATTTCGGGTGTGGGACCGGGCCGTCATGATCAGGCGGCCTTTGGTGTAATCTGAAGGGGCCTTTCGTCCTCGATCGCCGGTGTGTTGAGGTCCGCCATGGCCTCGACCTGCATGTATCGATGCTGAAGCTGCCACTCGTCGTTGGCTTCGAGCAGGACGGCTCCGATCAGGCGGACGATGCTGTCCTCGTTCGGGAAGATGCCGACGACATCGGCCCGGCGCTTCACCTCCTTGTTGAGCCGCTCCAGCGGATTCGTGCTGTGCAGCTTCGAGCGGTGCTGGGCGGGGAAGGCCATGTAGGCGAGCACATCGGCTTCCGCATCATCCATGAAGCTTCCCAGCTTCGGCCATCTGGCGCGGAGTTGGTCGGCGACATGCCGCCAGGTCTGCACGGCACTGTCGTGGTCGGGCTGGATGAACGCCTGCCGGATCGCGGCGGCGACCATGGTGTGCTGGCCCTTGGGAACGTAGGCCAGCGCATTGCGCATCGCATGAACCCGGCACCGTTGCCATGTCGCGCCGAGCACGCGGACAAGGGCCGCCTTCAGCCCTTCATGGGCATCCGAGATGACCAGCTTGACCCCGGTCAGTCCCCTGCGCACCAGATCGCGCAGGAACGAGGTCCAGAACGGCTCGGCTTCGGACGGGCCGATGTGAAGGCCGACGATCTCCCTCTTTCCGTCGGTATCGACGGCGACCGCGATTATCGCCGCCACGGAGACAATACGCCCACCCTCGCGCATCTTCAGATAGGTGGCGTCGAGCCACAGATAGGGCCAGTCGCCGGACAACGGGCGCTTGAGGAAGGCGTTCACCCGCTCGTCGATGTCCTTGCACAGCTTCGACACCGACGATTTCGAGATGCCCGTCATCCCCATGGCCTGCACCAGTTCATCGACCTTGCGGGTCGAGACGCCGTTGATCCAGGCTTCCTGGATGACGGCGACCAGCGCCTTCTCCACCGTCTTCCTCGGCTCCAGGAAGCCGGGGAAGTAGGCTCCGCTGCGCATCTTCGGGATTTTCAGGTTCAGCGTGCCCAGCCGGGTGTCGAGCGTCCGGTCACGGTAGCCATTGCGCCAGGTCTGCCGGGCTTCGCCGCGCTCGTATCGCCCAGCCCCGATCAGGCCATCGACATCGGCCTCCATGATCAGTTGCAGCACGCTCTCGGCGATCGCGCGCAGAAAATCAGGGTCGCCGCTCTTCGCGGAAAGCTCGGCAAGCGCTAATCTGTCCTCGGTCATCGGGTTCTCCGTTTCGGTCAGGTCGAAGTCTTGCAACTCCACCTTCTCAAACGGACCCGGTGCCCACACCGGTTTTGGCCAAAAACGCAGCGGATTCTCCACCGCTGTTTCCACCGAAAGCGCTCCCCGAAATTACACCACGTCCTCGGACGCTACCAATGCGTGCACGGTGCCGGCCCCTCCTTCCCCGCTGAAGACGCGCGTCACACCCCGCAAGCGGGCATGCACTGTGACAGTCTGATCATCGGTTTCCACGGTGCTGACGGGTCGCAGCGGGGGTCGTTGTGCGGCCAAAGTGAAGCTCCCATTTTTTGCGACACTATGGAGGGTACCGTCCGCTTGATTGTATTTTATTGCGTCGCGTCTTTCGTTGCGTCACGGTCGGTGGCCTCGGAGGTCAAGGCCTTCTGGTTCTCGAGGCGCCATTGGTTGGCCTCGGAGAGCGCCCAGCGGCGGAATTTCTGAACGACGGGCCACGATCTTTTTGCCCGCGGATAGAGCAGATAGTAGCTGCGCCGCGTGAGCGGCTGGGAATCGAAGATTCGGACCAGCCGCCCCTCTTTCAGATCATCGCCAATGAATGGCGTTTGCGCCAGCGCGAGACCAAGGCCCGATCTGGCAGCCTGGTAAACCAGGTCCGAACTGCCGAAGCGGAGGCCGCCCTGATCGGAGACTTCGAACAAGCCGACGCTATCCAACCACCTGCGCCACTCTCCCGGCCGGTTGATCGAATGCAGCAGGGCAAAATCGCGCACGTCGTCCACGTGATGCGGAGGGGCTCGCCCATCAGCCAGGCGGGGGCTCGAAACGACGACAAGCCGCTCACCGAACAATTCATCGGCTATCAACTCGCTCCAATCGCCCAGACCATATCCGATCGCGACATCGAAATCGGAGCGGCTCGCATCGAAGGGGTCGTTGGCTGTGGTGATTTCTACGGCGATATCCCGATGGAGCGCGTTGAAAGACCCCAGCCGCGGCATCAGCCAACGCGCCGTGAATGTCGGAAGCGCCATCACCGTCAACCGGGATGCGGCCCGACCGCCGCGAAGCCGGTCGGTTGCGATCGCGATCTGATACAGCGCCTCGTTGAGCGCGAAAAAGTATGAGCGCCCGGCTTCTGTGAGGACAACCCTGCGATGAAGGCGCTCGAACAATTTGACGTCGAGCAACTTCTCGAGCGCTATGATGTGGCGGCTGATAGCGCCCTGGCTTACACAGAGCTCGGCTGCGGCTAGACTGAAGCTCTTGTGCCGGGCAGCTGCTTCGAAGGCGCGCGCTGAATTGAGCGGGGGAAGCCGAAAGTCGATCCTTCGCGTCTCGATATCCGGTCGCATGCGCCAGCACTCCGAAAAGGCTCAGCCATCTTCGGCCAATTTGCGGTAGCCATCCACCCAAACCTTCGCTTGCTGTTGAAGCGCCGCGATATCGGTGTTCAATGTAATGAACCGAAAACCGAGGCGCCGTAGCTCGTTGGCCCTCTCCGCAGTCGGCGCGAAGGTACCGGCGATGATGTTGTTTGCGCGGCAGGCCGCCAGAATTCTCTCGACAGCCTTTTCGACGATTGGATCGAAACCATCGTAACGGCTGGGACGCCCGAGTGCCAGGGAGAGGTCGCCAGGACCGATATACAGCCCCGTCAGCCCGGGCACCGCTGCGATGGCCTCGACGTTTTCCAGACCAGCGGCGGTCTCGATCATGGCCAGGCGCGCGATGGCGGCGTTCGCCTGGCCGGCATAGTCGCGGCCGTAGATCAGCCCAGCCCGAATCGGGCCGAGGCTGCGCTCGCCCAATGGCGGGTATGAGGTGCTCCGGACGAACTGCTCCGCCGCCGCAGCGCTGCTGATCATCGGGCAGGTAATGCCCAGGGCCCCCGCATCGAGAAGCTTCATCATGAGCCCGGGATCCAGCCCCGGCACCCGGACGAGCGGCACGACATCGCAGCTGGTCATGGCCTGGAGCATGCGCAATGCCGACGCATAGTCCGCGAGCCCGTGCTGAAGGTCGATGGTGACGGCGTCGAAGCCCTGGCGCGCGAACGCCTCTGCTACAAACGGATCCGCAATCATGCAGTAGCCGTTGAGGACGGTTTTGCCGGCATCGAGCCAATATGGAAGCTGCATCATGGACATTGTCCCCGTCTCCTTGCTGGCTCCAGCCCAACGCTGGCGGTTGGAGCGACGCGCCGCGCGATCATCGGCGGATCGGATGAGCGCCCGGTCGACATCGCCGAGCTCGACGCACCAGAGCCATCGCCGCCGCGCACTCACGCTCAGCGTTCTCGAGCCACGCGTAGAGACAGAGGAGGTCTGGTCAGGTTCCTGTCGCAGAGAGCTGCATGTCCGCCCTGCCCGGCCAGATCCATGGCTGCTGCGCCCGCAGCTTCGCCTGAAAATCGCGGATGTCCTGTTCAAAGCAGAGCGTTTGCCCGATTTCATCGAGACCCTCGATCAGCGCTCGCCTTCGGGCCTCCGGGATAGCAAAGGGCAACGTCACTCCATTCGGCAACGAAATGAGGTTCTTGAGGAGATCCACGGACATGCTGGGATTGTTCGTGTGCTCAAGGTGATCTTGCAGGCGAGCGATTTCATCCGAGGACATCGTGACCAGGAGCAAGCCGTTCTTGAAGGAATTTTCGTAGAAGATATCGCCGAAGCTCTCGGCAATAATGCACTCGATGCCGAATCCCTTCATCGCCCAGACGGCGAATTCCCTCGAGCTTCCGCAACCAAAATTGACGCCGCCAACGATGATCTTGCTGTTGCGATACGGTTCCCTGTTCAGGATAAAATCCGCAACCTCCTCTCCGTTCAGATCGTAGCGCCAACCACCAAAGAGCCCGATTCCAGGATTTTGCTTGAGGCTTCTCTGGTACGATACGGGGATGATGGCGTCGGTATCGATATTCGGCTGCCGGAAATGGGCCGCCACGCCGTCGACAACGCTGACTTTCTGCATCTTTCTGGCCCTATCATTCACGCAACTTTGCGAAGGTCGGCGATGGCGCCACGAATGGCGCTCGCGGCGACCGTGGCGGGGCTGGCAAGGTGCGTCCTGCTCTTCGGCCCCTGCCTTCCTTCGAAATTGCGGTTCGAGGTGGAAATGCACCGCTTGCCGGGGCCAACGAAGTCGTCGTTGATCGCGACGCACATCGAGCAGCCGGCTTCCCGCCATTCAAACCCGGCGTCTTTGAAGACCTGGTCGAGCCCTTGGGCTTCCGCGGCGTGCTTCACCTGAGCCGAACCGGGCACGACGAGGGCACGCACATTCGGGGATACCTTGCGCCCCTTCACGACCTTCGCGGCCGCCTCGATGTCGGTCAGACGGCTGTTGGTGCAGGAGCCGATGAAGGCCACGTCGATCGGCAGGCCCTCCAGCGGGCGGCCCGGCTCAAGACCGAGATAGGCCAGCGAGCGCTCGGCCGCCGCGCTGCGGACCGGGTCCGCAAAGGATTTGGGATCGGGAATCGGGGCATCGATCGCACAGACGTCCTGCGGCGTCGTGCCCCAGGTGACCTGGGGTTTGATCTTGGAACAATCGACGACAACCTCCGTGTCGAAGATCGCGTCGTCATCGCTCTTGAGCGTGCGCCAGTGCGCGACTGCGGCGTCCCACATGGCTCCCTTCGGGGCAAAAGGGCGGCCGTGCAGGTAGTTCAGGGTCGTATCGTCGGGCGCGACCAGGCCCGCGCGCGCGCCGAACTCGATCGACATGTTGCAGATGGTCTGACGCTCATCGATGGACAGCCCGCGGATGCCCGCACCCGCGTACTCGACCATATGCCCGCGACCGGCGGCGACGCCGATCTGGCCGATCAGGTACAAGATCAAATCTTTGGCGAAGACATTCGTCCGAACTGCACCCTCGAAGGTGACGCGCATCCGCTTTGGCCGCCGCTGCAGAATGGTCTGCGTCGCCAGAACGTGCTCGACTTCGCTTGTTCCGATGCCCCACGCCCAAGCGCCGAGCCCGCCACAGGTGGATGTGTGGCTGTCGCCGCAGACCAGGGTCGTCCCCGGCAGGACCACACCCAGCTCCGGGGCGATGATATGGACAATCCCCTGCCGTGGATCGTCGACATCCACGAGCTCGATGCCATGTTTGGGGCAGTTCCCCCTGATGAGCTCGACAAACTCACGACCGCCTTCGAAAGTCTCCCCGTTTCGCCCCGGGGCTGTCGACAAGATGTGATCCACCACCCCGAGAGTGAGTTCGGGGCTGCGCGTAAGCCGACCCTCTCGCTCGAGGCCCGCAAACGCTGCACCGGACGTGCATTCGTGAACCATGTGGCGGTCTACGTGGATAAGAAAAACGCCGTCGTCGACCTCGCGGATCACATGTGAATTCCAAATCTTGTCGAACAGCGTCATCGCACCGGACATCGGTCGCTCTCCAATCTTCCTACGGAGCTGCGATCAACGGGCAGCACGTGGAACAAGGACCGTATGTGCGCCAGGCCCTCCACGATTGGACAAAATTGCAACGACCCCGACGCAAGAATTAAATATTAAATAAATATAATCCTATTGATACTAATGCCCGCGGTAGTTAACCTGTAATTTTCGTGATAACAATTTACACATAATCTTAGCGTAGCCAGAAATAACTATGCTTGTTCAAAATTATGATATTCTTGCCGGCTAAAAGCCGGCAACGCTCGTGGACGCGCCAATTCACATCCTCGAAACAGGCCGGAACCGCCGTCTGCTACGCTGCCGAGAAAGGCGAAAGGGGACTACCTGTCGGAGGATGTTCTGGAGCCAAGATTCCCCAGACCAGCGCGGAATGCCGAAAAGAGACGCTCGTTCCACGCGATGAGCAGACCCGCAGCGATAATCAAAGGCGCCCCGACCCAAGTGCTTCCGGGAGGTAGCTGGCTGAACACGACCCAGCCACCGCAAGTCGACCAGATCAGCTGCGAATAATCCATGACGATAACGCTGGCTACGCCGCCATACCGCAAAGCAGAGGTCATGAATAGCTGCGCCAGGAGTCCGCTCAGCCCGACACCGATGATCAGTGCCCAAGTCACCGCATCATGGCCGCCGGCGCCGCGGAACAACCATGGAGCCAGCAGCAGGCAACCGAGCAGCGAGAAGTAGAAAACGACGCGGACCGGCTCTTCAGTGCGCCCGAGATCGCGCAATTGGATGGAGACGATCGCCCCTCCGAACGCTGCTCCCAACCCCACACAGACCCCGACAAGCGGCAGGTGCCCACCGGTCGGCGAAGCGATCAGCGCCACACCGAGAACACCCAGGCACACCGCCCCCCAATGCCAAGCCGTTGCCCGTTCATCCAGGAAGACGGTTGCCAGCAACACCGCAAATACCGGCATTGTGAAGGTGAGCACCGTCGACTCGGCCAACGGCAGCAACTGGACGGCCCACATCATCAGGAACAGATTGAGCGTCCCTGTGGCGGCGCGACGCGCATGCACCCAAGGGCGTGCGGTCTTGAGTCGACCAATCTCTCCTCGCCTCAGAAGCCAGATGAAGAGCACCAGGCCGGGAATCAGCTGGCGCCAGAACATCAGCTCAGGCAGATTAACGCCTCTGTGGCCGCAAAGTTTAACGAGAACCAGCATTATTGACAGCGTGAACGCAGAAACGAGGCGAAAAGCGAGAGCGATTGCTGTCCTGTTCTGCATAATCCCACGCGGTTGGCTGGTTCAGGCCGGGCAATATGTTTCAAAGCTTAAAGGCTCGGGCACGGCGCCCGAGCCTTCCAATTTCTTCGTATTTAAATCCAATTCTACTTCTTTGCTTTCAAATCGTCCGGAAGAAATGACCTATCGATCATCGATTCCGTATCGAAGGTTTCCGTCAGCTCACCTGTCAGAAGCGCGCCATTGACCGCATTCTTGAGTGGCGTCAGGTCGATTTGCCCCTCGCTCCAGTAACTGAAGCCATCGGTGCTGCCATTGTCCCGAAGGTTGATGATGACATTCTCCAAGACCTTGGCATCGACCTTGAAGATCGGCGCAAGGAGCTCACCGGCTTCCTTTGGATTTTTCAGCATGAAATCCAGGCCTTTCCGGCGTCCGGCGATGATGGCCTTCAGAACGTCAGGGTTTGCACCGGCAGCCTTAACCGTCGTCAAGCCAAGCACGTTGTTGGTGGGCGGCATGAAATCGCTGCTGCGCGCCACCACCCGGTATTTGTTCCCGCTAATCGAGAACGTCGGCTCGACCATGGGCACGACATCGACTCCGCCTGCCTCCAGAGCGGTCAGAGCTTGCGGAAAACTACCCGTGGCGATGAGTTTCACGTCGTCAGCTTCGATGCCCGCCTTCTTGAGCATCAGAAGAGCCGCCATGTTGGTCGCGGATTTCGGGCTGGTGAACCCCACCCGCTTCCCCTTGAGATCGGCGAGCGACTTGACCGAGGAGTTCGGCATCGTAATCCAGGTCACCTCGGCAAAGGTATTCACATCCATGCTGATGATCTTCAGCTGCGCTCCATTCTTGATCGCCGCGATGGCGCCGGTGATGCCGGCCTCGGCAAAGGGCAGATCACCCGCGATGAGCTCGCGGATCGCCGGTGCCGAGCCCGGGGAGCTCCTGATGGCGGTTATGTCTGCCCCCGCCTCCTTGAAGAAACCCTTCTTCAAGGCGATGGCCATCGGCATGCTGCCCGGCGAGACCCCATAGTTCGAAACCGAAATTTCCAGCGCTTCGGCACGAACCACGAGACCGGCGAGAGCCAGGACAGTGGCGATCGTGCACAACGGCAGATACTTCCTCATTGACGTTCCTCCCCTCATTTTCCGGCTTGACGATCGCTGCATGCCATCGAGGCGCAGCAAGCGCGGCACGACGAGAGTTTGCGGCGAGATTGGCATTCATTCTTGGACGGAATTGCGCCGGTCCCTGTGCTCGAGCGGCGCGCAATCGATCGGGCAACTCCCGCTAGGACGCTTCTGGAATTGCAAATGCGTTCCATTTCGTAATCTGGACAGCCTCATTGAATCGGGCCCGAACGGCCGCGAGATCATCGAGAACGGGTGGGGCCATCCGGGCTGACGCTGCGCCCGACAGCGCTTGGCATGCCGACTCGAGCGCCGACAGCATACGGTTCATGATGTATGACGGATAAGCAATCTGGTTGTAGCCAAGCGAGAAGAGCTCCCCCGGGGAAAGCCACGGCGTCTCGCTGCCCTCCACCTGGACCATGAGCTTGAACACGCCGGGGAATGCACCTGCGATAGCCGCCAGATCCTCGTGCCGGGTCACCCCTGGAACAAAGATGCCATCGGCCCCGGCTTTCAGATAGGCC comes from the Bosea sp. (in: a-proteobacteria) genome and includes:
- a CDS encoding ABC transporter ATP-binding protein, yielding MTARSHTRNYTTLTDAIHALGPLDLDLMKGEFFSVVGPSGCGKSTLLDIVAGLAAPSGGEASFEDKDLRGSVPDGVGVVFQEDASFPWLSVWNNVAFGLRRKGVDEAEIRRRVDDALRLIGLEQFREAYPRQLSGGMRQRVCIARTLVLQPRLILLDEPFGALDQQTRLLMGDELLKLWRETGATVVLITHALDEAAMLSDRVGVMSSRPGRFMEIITTGWPKNRDSRIAENEEFGRITTRLWSLLRGESMKAMQSGGPGR
- a CDS encoding IS256 family transposase, which encodes MTEDRLALAELSAKSGDPDFLRAIAESVLQLIMEADVDGLIGAGRYERGEARQTWRNGYRDRTLDTRLGTLNLKIPKMRSGAYFPGFLEPRKTVEKALVAVIQEAWINGVSTRKVDELVQAMGMTGISKSSVSKLCKDIDERVNAFLKRPLSGDWPYLWLDATYLKMREGGRIVSVAAIIAVAVDTDGKREIVGLHIGPSEAEPFWTSFLRDLVRRGLTGVKLVISDAHEGLKAALVRVLGATWQRCRVHAMRNALAYVPKGQHTMVAAAIRQAFIQPDHDSAVQTWRHVADQLRARWPKLGSFMDDAEADVLAYMAFPAQHRSKLHSTNPLERLNKEVKRRADVVGIFPNEDSIVRLIGAVLLEANDEWQLQHRYMQVEAMADLNTPAIEDERPLQITPKAA
- the gcvA gene encoding transcriptional regulator GcvA, encoding MRPDIETRRIDFRLPPLNSARAFEAAARHKSFSLAAAELCVSQGAISRHIIALEKLLDVKLFERLHRRVVLTEAGRSYFFALNEALYQIAIATDRLRGGRAASRLTVMALPTFTARWLMPRLGSFNALHRDIAVEITTANDPFDASRSDFDVAIGYGLGDWSELIADELFGERLVVVSSPRLADGRAPPHHVDDVRDFALLHSINRPGEWRRWLDSVGLFEVSDQGGLRFGSSDLVYQAARSGLGLALAQTPFIGDDLKEGRLVRIFDSQPLTRRSYYLLYPRAKRSWPVVQKFRRWALSEANQWRLENQKALTSEATDRDATKDATQ
- a CDS encoding aldolase/citrate lyase family protein → MSMMQLPYWLDAGKTVLNGYCMIADPFVAEAFARQGFDAVTIDLQHGLADYASALRMLQAMTSCDVVPLVRVPGLDPGLMMKLLDAGALGITCPMISSAAAAEQFVRSTSYPPLGERSLGPIRAGLIYGRDYAGQANAAIARLAMIETAAGLENVEAIAAVPGLTGLYIGPGDLSLALGRPSRYDGFDPIVEKAVERILAACRANNIIAGTFAPTAERANELRRLGFRFITLNTDIAALQQQAKVWVDGYRKLAEDG
- the leuD gene encoding 3-isopropylmalate dehydratase small subunit translates to MQKVSVVDGVAAHFRQPNIDTDAIIPVSYQRSLKQNPGIGLFGGWRYDLNGEEVADFILNREPYRNSKIIVGGVNFGCGSSREFAVWAMKGFGIECIIAESFGDIFYENSFKNGLLLVTMSSDEIARLQDHLEHTNNPSMSVDLLKNLISLPNGVTLPFAIPEARRRALIEGLDEIGQTLCFEQDIRDFQAKLRAQQPWIWPGRADMQLSATGT
- the leuC gene encoding 3-isopropylmalate dehydratase large subunit; its protein translation is MSGAMTLFDKIWNSHVIREVDDGVFLIHVDRHMVHECTSGAAFAGLEREGRLTRSPELTLGVVDHILSTAPGRNGETFEGGREFVELIRGNCPKHGIELVDVDDPRQGIVHIIAPELGVVLPGTTLVCGDSHTSTCGGLGAWAWGIGTSEVEHVLATQTILQRRPKRMRVTFEGAVRTNVFAKDLILYLIGQIGVAAGRGHMVEYAGAGIRGLSIDERQTICNMSIEFGARAGLVAPDDTTLNYLHGRPFAPKGAMWDAAVAHWRTLKSDDDAIFDTEVVVDCSKIKPQVTWGTTPQDVCAIDAPIPDPKSFADPVRSAAAERSLAYLGLEPGRPLEGLPIDVAFIGSCTNSRLTDIEAAAKVVKGRKVSPNVRALVVPGSAQVKHAAEAQGLDQVFKDAGFEWREAGCSMCVAINDDFVGPGKRCISTSNRNFEGRQGPKSRTHLASPATVAASAIRGAIADLRKVA
- a CDS encoding DMT family transporter → MQNRTAIALAFRLVSAFTLSIMLVLVKLCGHRGVNLPELMFWRQLIPGLVLFIWLLRRGEIGRLKTARPWVHARRAATGTLNLFLMMWAVQLLPLAESTVLTFTMPVFAVLLATVFLDERATAWHWGAVCLGVLGVALIASPTGGHLPLVGVCVGLGAAFGGAIVSIQLRDLGRTEEPVRVVFYFSLLGCLLLAPWLFRGAGGHDAVTWALIIGVGLSGLLAQLFMTSALRYGGVASVIVMDYSQLIWSTCGGWVVFSQLPPGSTWVGAPLIIAAGLLIAWNERLFSAFRAGLGNLGSRTSSDR
- a CDS encoding ABC transporter substrate-binding protein — protein: MRKYLPLCTIATVLALAGLVVRAEALEISVSNYGVSPGSMPMAIALKKGFFKEAGADITAIRSSPGSAPAIRELIAGDLPFAEAGITGAIAAIKNGAQLKIISMDVNTFAEVTWITMPNSSVKSLADLKGKRVGFTSPKSATNMAALLMLKKAGIEADDVKLIATGSFPQALTALEAGGVDVVPMVEPTFSISGNKYRVVARSSDFMPPTNNVLGLTTVKAAGANPDVLKAIIAGRRKGLDFMLKNPKEAGELLAPIFKVDAKVLENVIINLRDNGSTDGFSYWSEGQIDLTPLKNAVNGALLTGELTETFDTESMIDRSFLPDDLKAKK